A region from the Sulfitobacter sp. D7 genome encodes:
- a CDS encoding alpha-hydroxy acid oxidase — MSFTAPDPDQLPRTLNDYYSRARAGMSQRNRAYFLAGAGDGQTASANETAFQQAEVTPRMLRDLRGGSTEVSLLGQKLVAPFLIAPFAYHRLLHDAGESATARAAEAQSIKMVLSAQSSEPLDRVRSSGPGSDWFQLHWLGSREATQALAQMALDAGFTRLILTIDAPVQGVRDREIEAQFQLPPDVSAVNLARFTPPAFTPREDAQSIIFDHIAETLPTWADIAWLIETLEAPLLLKGVLHPEDAAQAQRIGAAGVIVSNHGGRVLDRAPSTLSALPAIVAKVGPDYPVLMDGGIRRGVDILIALALGAKAVLIGRPIACGLAVAGDLGVSHVLRLLRDELEIAMLLSGCATVQDIERDMVHLKL, encoded by the coding sequence TTGAGTTTTACAGCGCCTGATCCAGACCAATTGCCCCGCACATTGAACGATTATTACAGCCGTGCACGCGCAGGGATGAGCCAACGCAACCGCGCGTATTTCTTGGCCGGTGCCGGGGATGGGCAGACTGCTTCAGCCAATGAAACCGCTTTTCAGCAGGCTGAGGTCACGCCACGGATGTTGCGCGATCTGCGGGGCGGGTCGACAGAGGTGTCGCTGCTGGGACAAAAGCTTGTTGCGCCCTTTCTGATTGCGCCCTTTGCCTATCACCGACTGCTGCATGACGCAGGCGAGAGCGCAACCGCCCGCGCGGCCGAGGCCCAGTCGATCAAGATGGTGCTGAGCGCGCAGAGCAGCGAACCGCTCGACAGGGTGCGCAGCAGCGGCCCCGGCAGTGACTGGTTTCAGCTGCACTGGTTGGGGAGCAGAGAGGCCACGCAAGCGCTTGCGCAGATGGCACTGGACGCGGGTTTCACCAGATTGATCCTGACCATTGATGCGCCCGTCCAAGGGGTGCGGGACCGCGAAATCGAGGCCCAGTTTCAGCTGCCGCCCGATGTCAGCGCGGTCAATCTCGCGCGGTTCACGCCGCCTGCCTTCACGCCGCGTGAAGACGCGCAGTCGATCATCTTTGACCACATCGCCGAGACCCTGCCCACATGGGCTGATATCGCTTGGCTGATCGAGACGTTAGAGGCTCCGCTGCTGCTGAAAGGCGTCCTGCATCCCGAAGATGCAGCGCAGGCGCAGAGGATCGGCGCGGCGGGCGTTATCGTGTCAAACCATGGTGGCCGGGTGCTGGACCGCGCGCCCTCAACGCTAAGCGCCCTGCCCGCCATAGTTGCCAAGGTCGGACCGGATTACCCTGTGTTGATGGACGGAGGCATCCGGCGCGGGGTCGATATCCTGATCGCGCTGGCCCTCGGGGCAAAGGCCGTTTTGATCGGGCGGCCCATCGCCTGCGGATTGGCGGTGGCTGGCGATCTGGGCGTCAGCCATGTGTTGCGCTTGCTGCGCGACGAGTTGGAAATCGCTATGTTGCTAAGCGGCTGCGCAACGGTGCAAGACATAGAGCGCGATATGGTTCACCTGAAACTATAA
- the tcuB gene encoding tricarballylate utilization 4Fe-4S protein TcuB produces the protein MQIDLLQEARRQAEICNACRYCEGYCSVFPALQAERAFSDGDLTQLANLCHNCRGCYYACQYTAPHEFDLNLPQALADVRQDSWEEFAFPRAAGKTFQKNGLAIVLATVVGFALLFWAARALAAAGGEGFYAVLSHNAMVSIFLPAFLFPLISIAIGLRRYWQTVGGAPVRLSHLRGAVASIAYMRNLKGGHGDGCNFEDEDRFTHARRYAHQAIMYGFLLCFASTSVATLMHYLLGMPAPYGLFSAPKILGLSGGVLLVLGCGKMVWLKLRSDKSLGATNAFGGEIAFTGLLGFVGLSGLLLYAASGSGWMPGLLVIHLGAVLAFFLLTPFTKMAHGFYRMAALVRDAQRREAV, from the coding sequence ATGCAAATTGATCTACTCCAAGAAGCACGCCGTCAGGCCGAAATCTGCAACGCCTGCCGCTATTGCGAGGGCTACTGTTCGGTCTTCCCTGCCCTTCAGGCCGAACGCGCCTTTTCTGACGGGGATTTAACGCAACTGGCGAACCTTTGTCACAACTGCCGGGGCTGCTATTACGCCTGCCAATACACCGCTCCGCATGAGTTTGACCTGAACCTGCCCCAAGCCTTGGCCGATGTGCGCCAAGACAGTTGGGAGGAGTTCGCCTTTCCACGTGCCGCCGGGAAAACGTTCCAGAAAAACGGCCTCGCCATCGTGCTCGCCACTGTCGTGGGCTTTGCCCTGCTGTTCTGGGCTGCCCGTGCGCTGGCCGCCGCAGGAGGCGAAGGTTTCTATGCGGTGCTGTCTCACAATGCGATGGTGTCGATCTTTCTGCCCGCCTTTCTGTTTCCGCTGATCAGCATCGCCATCGGGCTGCGCCGTTACTGGCAAACCGTCGGCGGTGCCCCGGTTCGCCTCTCGCATCTGCGCGGGGCCGTTGCCTCAATCGCGTATATGCGCAATCTCAAGGGCGGGCACGGCGACGGTTGCAACTTTGAAGACGAAGACCGTTTCACCCACGCCCGCCGCTATGCGCATCAGGCAATCATGTACGGCTTTCTGTTGTGCTTTGCTTCGACCAGCGTGGCGACGCTTATGCACTACCTGCTTGGTATGCCCGCTCCTTACGGGCTGTTCTCCGCCCCCAAAATCCTTGGACTGTCGGGCGGTGTTCTGTTGGTGTTGGGCTGTGGCAAGATGGTCTGGCTCAAGCTGCGGTCGGACAAATCGCTCGGTGCGACCAATGCCTTTGGCGGAGAGATCGCCTTTACCGGGTTGCTGGGGTTTGTCGGGCTGAGCGGGCTGTTGCTCTATGCGGCAAGCGGTTCTGGCTGGATGCCGGGGCTGTTGGTTATACACCTCGGCGCCGTGCTCGCGTTCTTTTTGCTGACACCCTTCACCAAAATGGCCCATGGGTTTTACCGAATGGCGGCTTTGGTAAGGGATGCGCAGCGGCGTGAGGCGGTTTGA
- the tcuA gene encoding FAD-dependent tricarballylate dehydrogenase TcuA: MTEAYDIVVIGGGNAALCAAITAAETGARVLILETAPKPYRGGNSRHTRNFRCMHHGPLGPLVESYTEDEYLADLMKVTGGKTDEHLARLAIRTSEECLPWMEEHGVRFQPSLSGTLSLARTNAFFRGGGKSLVNAYYRTAEGLGVDVLYEAAVTHLELEGDRVTRVDYTHEGAAKSLSPKSVVVASGGFQADTDWLARAWGPAAKNFLIRGTPYNRGVVLANLLDQGIAQVGDPTQCHAVAIDGRAPKFDGGIVTRLDCVPFSIVVNKDAQRFYDEGEDVWPKRYAIWGRLVAAQPDQVGYVIIDAKSLNLFMPSVFPPIKADTLAELAGKMGLPADALEHTVAEFNEACGDQSNFHPTELDGVATTGLTPPKTNWARPITEPPFYGYSLRTGVTFTYLGLKVDENAQCSIGDRPVSNLWAAGETMAGSILGQGYLAGFGMTIGTVFGRIAGKEAAAHAN; this comes from the coding sequence GTGACCGAGGCTTACGATATCGTCGTGATCGGCGGCGGCAATGCGGCGCTTTGTGCCGCGATCACCGCCGCCGAAACGGGCGCCCGCGTGCTGATCCTTGAGACCGCGCCAAAACCGTACCGGGGCGGCAATTCGCGCCACACCCGTAACTTCCGCTGTATGCACCACGGGCCACTGGGGCCGCTGGTCGAAAGCTACACCGAAGACGAATATCTTGCGGACCTGATGAAGGTGACGGGTGGCAAGACCGATGAGCATCTCGCACGCCTCGCCATCCGCACCTCTGAGGAATGCCTGCCATGGATGGAAGAACATGGCGTGCGGTTTCAGCCGTCGCTCTCGGGCACTCTGTCACTGGCGCGGACCAACGCCTTCTTTCGCGGCGGTGGCAAAAGCCTTGTAAACGCCTATTACCGCACCGCCGAAGGGCTGGGCGTGGATGTGCTCTATGAAGCTGCCGTGACCCATCTGGAACTGGAAGGCGACCGGGTGACACGGGTGGATTATACCCATGAGGGGGCGGCCAAGAGCCTCTCGCCCAAATCCGTCGTCGTTGCCTCTGGCGGCTTTCAGGCGGATACCGACTGGCTCGCCCGGGCATGGGGGCCAGCGGCGAAGAATTTCCTGATCCGGGGAACGCCCTACAATCGCGGCGTGGTGCTGGCCAATCTGCTGGACCAAGGCATCGCACAGGTGGGCGACCCGACGCAGTGCCACGCGGTCGCCATCGACGGGCGCGCGCCAAAGTTCGACGGCGGAATCGTCACGCGGTTGGATTGCGTGCCCTTCTCCATCGTCGTCAACAAGGACGCACAGCGGTTCTATGACGAGGGCGAGGATGTCTGGCCCAAACGCTACGCCATCTGGGGTCGTCTGGTGGCTGCGCAGCCTGACCAAGTCGGCTATGTCATCATCGACGCGAAATCGCTGAACCTGTTCATGCCTTCGGTCTTCCCACCGATCAAAGCCGATACGCTGGCGGAACTGGCGGGAAAGATGGGCCTGCCTGCTGATGCGCTGGAGCACACCGTGGCCGAGTTCAACGAAGCCTGCGGCGATCAAAGTAACTTCCACCCAACCGAACTTGATGGCGTGGCGACCACGGGTCTGACCCCGCCCAAGACAAACTGGGCGCGACCGATCACCGAGCCGCCGTTCTACGGCTATTCCCTCAGGACCGGCGTCACCTTTACCTACCTTGGCCTGAAAGTAGATGAAAACGCGCAATGCTCCATCGGCGACCGCCCTGTCAGCAACCTCTGGGCGGCGGGCGAAACCATGGCGGGCTCGATCTTGGGCCAAGGCTATCTTGCCGGATTTGGCATGACCATCGGCACCGTCTTCGGACGTATCGCAGGCAAGGAGGCCGCAGCCCATGCAAATTGA
- a CDS encoding GntR family transcriptional regulator: MSEEDRTPQGNSAYNQLMDELRAGRLNPGDRLRETELAERLGVSRTPVREAIRQLEADGVVAHIPRQGASIRTLDYAEVMELYEMRAVLEGTAARLAARAASDIEIEELQDMNQSLATLGNVPEAFTLNRQFHAALLDAAKNRFLTRSIHTLQKTLMILGPTTLTDPDRAEKAVEEHFGVLDAIKARDAALAEAAMRAHIEAAQRVRVRALRAQPSRGETYDGDLL, translated from the coding sequence ATGAGCGAAGAAGACCGCACACCGCAAGGCAACTCTGCCTACAATCAGTTGATGGATGAACTTCGCGCCGGACGGCTCAACCCCGGCGACCGCCTGCGTGAAACGGAGTTGGCCGAGCGCTTGGGCGTCTCCCGGACCCCCGTGCGCGAAGCGATCCGACAGTTGGAGGCCGATGGCGTCGTGGCCCATATCCCCCGCCAAGGGGCGAGTATCCGCACACTGGACTATGCTGAGGTGATGGAGCTTTACGAGATGCGCGCCGTGTTGGAGGGCACCGCCGCGCGGCTGGCCGCCCGCGCCGCCTCGGATATCGAAATCGAAGAACTTCAGGACATGAACCAGTCGCTCGCCACCTTGGGCAACGTGCCCGAAGCCTTCACCCTCAACCGCCAGTTCCACGCAGCCCTTCTGGACGCCGCGAAGAACCGTTTCCTGACCCGGTCGATCCATACGCTGCAAAAGACGCTGATGATCCTCGGACCGACGACGCTCACCGATCCTGACCGGGCCGAGAAAGCGGTGGAGGAACATTTTGGCGTTCTGGATGCGATCAAGGCCCGTGATGCCGCCCTCGCCGAAGCGGCGATGCGCGCGCATATCGAAGCGGCCCAACGGGTCCGGGTGCGCGCCCTGCGCGCGCAGCCCTCGCGCGGTGAGACCTATGACGGAGACCTGCTGTGA
- a CDS encoding AbrB family transcriptional regulator — protein sequence MRLSQPTRRRALTLILAAAGTLLFWWLNLPLPFLFGPMAACLIAALSNVPIKGFGQVSVAARTILGVAVGASITPDLFHQLPQMAMSVALVPVFIALIGIIGVPFFRHVWGFDAPTAYYAAMPGGLQDMVIFGTEAGGDPRALSLIHATRVLIIVTLAPAFLTLAYGAGLTNPIGAPVTELPVGEMALMAAAALIGWKGGERIGLFGASILGPMIVTAVLSLSGLIHSRPPAEAILAAQFFIGCGIGVHFLGVTWGELTRVVLAGIAYVLVLAVLAAGFTGLVTWAGLGDPVEAFLAFAPGGQAEMTVLAIVTGADLGFVITHHLTRIVLVIVGAPLVAGLMARRRKG from the coding sequence ATGCGCCTCTCCCAACCGACCCGCCGTCGTGCGCTGACCTTGATCCTCGCCGCGGCTGGAACTTTGCTCTTTTGGTGGCTCAATCTGCCGCTGCCATTCCTTTTCGGGCCGATGGCCGCCTGCCTTATCGCGGCATTGTCGAACGTGCCGATCAAAGGCTTCGGCCAAGTCTCGGTCGCGGCGCGCACGATCCTTGGGGTGGCGGTGGGGGCCTCGATCACGCCTGACCTTTTCCACCAACTGCCACAGATGGCGATGTCGGTGGCGCTGGTCCCGGTCTTTATCGCGCTGATCGGGATTATCGGCGTCCCTTTCTTTCGGCATGTTTGGGGGTTCGACGCGCCGACGGCCTATTACGCCGCGATGCCGGGCGGCTTGCAGGACATGGTGATCTTTGGCACCGAAGCAGGGGGCGATCCGCGGGCGTTGTCATTGATCCATGCCACGCGGGTGTTGATCATCGTCACCCTCGCGCCTGCTTTCTTGACGCTGGCTTACGGGGCGGGGCTGACCAATCCCATCGGCGCGCCGGTGACGGAACTGCCGGTGGGGGAGATGGCCTTGATGGCGGCCGCAGCCCTGATCGGTTGGAAGGGAGGAGAGCGGATCGGCCTGTTCGGCGCGTCCATCCTTGGCCCCATGATCGTGACCGCCGTTCTGTCACTCTCGGGCCTGATCCACAGCCGCCCGCCAGCCGAGGCCATCCTTGCCGCGCAGTTCTTTATCGGCTGCGGAATCGGCGTGCATTTTCTGGGCGTGACATGGGGCGAGCTGACACGGGTGGTGCTGGCAGGCATCGCCTATGTGCTGGTGCTCGCCGTCTTGGCCGCAGGTTTCACCGGGCTCGTCACTTGGGCCGGGTTGGGCGATCCGGTCGAGGCGTTCCTTGCCTTCGCGCCGGGCGGGCAGGCCGAGATGACGGTGCTGGCCATCGTCACCGGCGCGGATCTGGGTTTTGTCATCACGCACCACCTGACCCGTATTGTGCTGGTGATCGTCGGCGCGCCGCTGGTCGCGGGACTTATGGCGCGTAGACGGAAGGGTTGA
- a CDS encoding D-2-hydroxyacid dehydrogenase family protein produces the protein MKVHILDDWFDTLRGLPCFDLLAGHDVTVWTDHQPDEAVLADRLQDADCVVLFRERTKVTRGLLERLPNLRLISQRGAYPHVDVAACTDQGVLLCSNKGADGANHAAAELTFALILSAMRQLPQQMASAKAGNWQMGVGRSLRGRRLGLYGYGRIGRVVSDYARAFGMDVNWWGSDAGRARAKADGETVAESRAAFFGSCDVVSLHLRLTPETRGSVTAEDLSAMSPRAVLVNTSRAGLIAEGALLQALNAGHLGAAAVDVFDTEPLTDPNDPLLSHPRLIASPHIGFVTEDEFDKQFTDIFEQVNGFAAGAPIHMINPSVYAP, from the coding sequence ATGAAGGTCCATATCCTCGACGACTGGTTCGACACCCTGCGCGGGTTGCCTTGCTTTGACCTGCTGGCGGGACACGACGTGACCGTCTGGACGGATCATCAGCCTGACGAGGCGGTCTTGGCCGACCGTTTGCAGGATGCCGATTGCGTGGTGCTCTTTCGCGAGCGGACCAAGGTTACGCGGGGGCTGCTTGAGCGCCTGCCGAACCTGCGCCTGATCTCGCAACGTGGCGCTTATCCGCATGTGGATGTCGCGGCCTGCACCGATCAGGGCGTGCTGCTGTGTTCCAACAAAGGCGCGGATGGGGCCAACCACGCGGCAGCTGAACTAACCTTTGCACTGATCCTTTCAGCCATGCGGCAACTGCCGCAGCAGATGGCGAGCGCCAAGGCGGGCAACTGGCAGATGGGGGTCGGACGCAGCCTGCGCGGGCGGCGGCTGGGGCTTTATGGCTATGGGCGCATCGGGCGTGTTGTGTCCGATTATGCCCGCGCCTTTGGCATGGATGTTAACTGGTGGGGCTCTGACGCCGGACGCGCGCGGGCGAAAGCGGATGGTGAGACCGTCGCCGAAAGCCGCGCGGCGTTTTTCGGGTCCTGCGACGTGGTCTCCCTGCATCTGCGGCTGACACCTGAGACCCGCGGCAGTGTCACCGCGGAAGACCTCAGCGCCATGTCGCCCCGCGCGGTTCTGGTGAACACCTCCCGCGCCGGGCTGATTGCCGAAGGCGCGCTGCTGCAAGCGCTCAACGCCGGGCATCTGGGCGCAGCGGCAGTGGATGTCTTTGATACCGAGCCGCTAACGGATCCCAATGACCCGCTCCTCTCGCACCCCAGATTGATCGCCAGCCCGCATATCGGCTTTGTCACCGAAGACGAATTCGACAAGCAATTCACCGATATTTTTGAACAGGTGAATGGCTTTGCGGCAGGCGCGCCGATCCATATGATCAACCCTTCCGTCTACGCGCCATAA
- a CDS encoding universal stress protein has translation MPVMNLLVAFNGSDASVAALRYAASLAKQRGAHVTAILAHTAHEVIDRRSRWIPEEARALLEAANSEILAEVTRRFEELRPALGLGDALDFREETGRVDTLLSEGARYYDMLIVGARAESDDAHVTHHPDRIALQSGRPVIVVPAGYDAGAQHSHAALAWDGGRAAARALSDSLRLLEADGRVSVLTVGKRTSWPIADLMSHLDRHGVEAVHENFPTTHPVAQTLLSYCERHDPSLLVLGAYEHSKFREDFLGGVTAEVLEKIKIPVLLSH, from the coding sequence ATGCCCGTGATGAACCTTCTTGTCGCCTTCAACGGCTCCGACGCCTCCGTCGCCGCATTGCGCTATGCCGCCTCACTGGCCAAACAGCGCGGCGCGCATGTCACGGCGATCCTTGCCCATACCGCGCATGAGGTGATCGACCGCCGCTCGCGCTGGATCCCCGAAGAGGCCCGCGCCCTATTGGAGGCTGCCAACAGCGAAATCTTGGCCGAAGTCACCCGCCGGTTCGAAGAGCTACGCCCGGCCCTTGGTCTGGGCGACGCGCTGGATTTCCGCGAGGAGACAGGCCGCGTCGACACGCTGCTTTCCGAAGGCGCGCGGTACTATGACATGCTGATCGTCGGTGCCCGCGCCGAGAGTGATGATGCCCATGTGACCCACCACCCAGACCGCATTGCGCTGCAATCCGGGCGACCGGTGATCGTGGTTCCGGCAGGCTATGACGCAGGCGCGCAGCATAGTCATGCGGCATTGGCGTGGGACGGCGGACGCGCCGCCGCGCGGGCACTGTCGGACAGCCTGCGCCTGCTTGAGGCCGATGGCCGGGTCAGCGTTTTGACGGTCGGCAAACGCACCTCTTGGCCGATCGCCGATCTGATGAGCCATCTTGACCGCCACGGCGTCGAAGCGGTGCATGAGAACTTCCCCACCACCCATCCGGTGGCGCAGACCCTGCTGTCCTACTGCGAGCGGCACGATCCCTCGCTGCTGGTGCTCGGTGCCTATGAGCACTCCAAATTCCGCGAAGATTTCCTTGGTGGCGTGACCGCCGAGGTGCTGGAAAAGATCAAAATCCCCGTTTTGTTGTCCCATTGA
- a CDS encoding 4-oxalomesaconate tautomerase codes for MTQTAIPYLFMRGGTSRGPYFNRADLPEDRETLAEVLLAVVGSGHPLNIDGIGGGAAVTTKVAMLSPSDDDWADVDYFFAQVSVEDRLVDFKPTCGNILSGVGPAAVELGLVQPSGDVTEVKIHAVNTGAKVLSKVLTPGGVLTYDGDTEIAGVPGAGAAVALNFMGVVGSSTGAFLPTGNIRDTFDGIEVTCMDVAMPMVIARAADFGLTGYESVAELDANKDFFARMEAIRLQAGAAMGMGDVAKSVTPKFGLLAPARDGGTIATRYFMPWNTHPSMAVTGAQCLASCALTPGSVADGLLDRPTQSPADVVLEHASGTIDVLVDYDTSDGFALNSAGLLRTARKLADGCVFVPSRIWEGR; via the coding sequence ATGACACAGACAGCTATCCCCTATCTCTTCATGCGCGGCGGCACATCGCGCGGGCCATACTTCAACCGCGCGGATCTGCCTGAGGATCGCGAAACTCTGGCCGAAGTGCTGCTCGCCGTCGTCGGCTCCGGCCATCCGCTCAACATCGACGGCATCGGCGGCGGCGCGGCGGTGACCACCAAGGTCGCGATGCTTTCGCCTTCTGATGATGACTGGGCCGATGTGGATTATTTCTTTGCCCAAGTCTCGGTCGAGGACCGGTTGGTCGATTTCAAACCCACCTGCGGCAATATCCTGTCGGGTGTCGGCCCGGCGGCGGTCGAGTTGGGCCTCGTCCAACCCTCCGGCGATGTGACGGAGGTCAAGATCCACGCCGTCAACACCGGGGCCAAGGTGCTGTCCAAAGTGCTAACCCCCGGCGGCGTGCTCACCTATGACGGCGACACCGAGATCGCGGGCGTGCCCGGTGCCGGTGCGGCTGTCGCGTTGAACTTCATGGGCGTCGTCGGCTCTTCGACCGGAGCGTTTTTGCCCACGGGCAACATCCGCGATACCTTTGACGGGATCGAAGTCACCTGCATGGATGTCGCCATGCCGATGGTCATTGCCCGCGCGGCGGACTTTGGTCTGACGGGGTATGAAAGCGTCGCCGAACTCGACGCGAACAAAGATTTCTTCGCGCGGATGGAGGCAATTCGCCTTCAGGCCGGGGCCGCCATGGGCATGGGGGATGTGGCAAAATCCGTCACGCCAAAGTTCGGTCTGCTGGCCCCTGCGCGCGACGGCGGCACCATCGCGACGCGCTATTTCATGCCTTGGAACACGCATCCCTCCATGGCGGTGACCGGGGCGCAATGCCTCGCGTCCTGCGCGCTCACGCCCGGCAGTGTGGCCGATGGCCTGCTCGACCGCCCCACCCAAAGCCCCGCCGACGTTGTGCTCGAACATGCTTCTGGCACGATTGACGTGCTGGTGGATTATGACACGTCGGACGGCTTCGCGCTGAACTCTGCCGGTCTGCTGCGGACGGCGCGCAAGCTGGCGGATGGCTGTGTCTTTGTCCCCTCACGCATCTGGGAGGGTCGCTGA
- a CDS encoding tripartite tricarboxylate transporter permease, whose amino-acid sequence MDLFATALPALGEAWALILQPMVLGYLVLGVVMGLAVGVFPGLGGIAGLSLLLPFMFGMDPVLGLALMIGMVAVVPTSDTFASVLMGIPGSSASQATVLDGFPMAKKGQAARALSAAFTSSLFGGLVGAAFLTMFIVIARPIVLSFGLPEMLMISILGLSMVAVLAGRVALKGLAAAGLGLLIGTIGEADAGGSLRMATYDIPYLTDGLKLVIVGLGIFAVPEIVSLLRQDRAISKEAKLGAGWGEGVRDWVANKWLSVRCSLIGVVVGIIPGLGGSVVDWIAYGHAVQTTKDKSNFGKGEVRGVIGPESSNNAKEGGGLVPTLLFGIPGSGSMAIFIGAIALLGSGEIEVGPSMLRDNLDITYSIVWLLALANVVGTLLCIAASGGIAKLTTIRFTYLAPFLFMLISFAAFQSGQNFEDILALFVIGLIGIFLRRFDWSRPAFLIGFVLSNPVEKFSNQAFQIASFRFRKSFEEGMEYVFSPIVIVLLIITVVSVVLGLRQAKSIMAEGDVQSGSKRAPLVFLLIIMGYVVAALINASLIPDYNMTDKIVPLVVGGIALAALLILLVQMILRPEGDSIFADKEVSGEDADAPYGLWSTLAWFVGLIVATYFVGFILALLGFLISFLRVRAQAHWPKTLILTACGIALMCVMAGALNRDFPPGLLQGAVDLPWPLN is encoded by the coding sequence ATGGATCTGTTCGCAACCGCTCTGCCTGCGCTTGGCGAGGCATGGGCTCTAATTCTGCAACCTATGGTTCTGGGATATCTGGTGCTGGGCGTGGTCATGGGCCTCGCTGTCGGGGTCTTTCCCGGCCTCGGCGGGATCGCGGGACTGTCGCTGCTTTTGCCCTTCATGTTCGGCATGGACCCTGTGCTGGGTCTGGCGCTGATGATCGGCATGGTCGCGGTGGTGCCAACCTCTGACACATTCGCCTCGGTCCTCATGGGCATACCAGGGTCTTCGGCCAGCCAAGCCACGGTGCTCGATGGCTTTCCGATGGCCAAAAAGGGACAAGCCGCACGGGCGCTTTCGGCGGCTTTCACCTCATCGCTCTTCGGCGGTCTGGTTGGCGCGGCTTTCTTGACGATGTTCATCGTCATCGCGCGGCCCATCGTCCTGTCCTTCGGCCTGCCCGAAATGCTGATGATCTCGATCCTCGGTCTGTCGATGGTCGCGGTTCTGGCCGGGCGCGTGGCGCTCAAAGGTCTGGCGGCCGCGGGTCTCGGCCTGTTGATCGGCACCATCGGTGAGGCCGATGCGGGCGGTTCCCTGCGCATGGCGACCTATGACATCCCCTACCTCACAGACGGCTTGAAACTGGTGATCGTGGGTCTTGGCATCTTTGCCGTACCAGAAATCGTCTCGCTTTTGCGCCAAGACCGGGCGATTTCCAAAGAAGCCAAACTTGGCGCGGGCTGGGGTGAAGGCGTGCGTGATTGGGTTGCCAACAAATGGCTGTCGGTGCGCTGTTCGCTGATCGGCGTGGTCGTCGGCATCATCCCCGGCCTTGGTGGGTCAGTCGTTGACTGGATCGCCTATGGCCACGCGGTTCAAACGACGAAAGACAAATCGAATTTCGGCAAAGGCGAAGTGCGCGGCGTGATCGGGCCGGAAAGCTCGAACAACGCGAAAGAGGGCGGCGGCTTGGTCCCTACCCTGCTCTTCGGCATTCCGGGTTCTGGCTCGATGGCAATTTTCATCGGTGCCATCGCGCTTTTGGGCTCTGGCGAGATCGAAGTCGGCCCCTCGATGCTGCGCGACAACCTCGACATCACCTATTCCATCGTCTGGTTGCTGGCGCTGGCCAATGTCGTCGGCACGCTCTTGTGCATCGCGGCCTCGGGCGGCATTGCCAAGCTGACCACCATCCGCTTCACCTACCTCGCGCCGTTCCTCTTCATGCTGATCTCTTTCGCGGCGTTCCAGTCGGGGCAGAACTTCGAAGACATCCTCGCGCTCTTCGTGATCGGCCTAATCGGCATCTTCCTGCGCCGCTTCGACTGGTCGCGCCCAGCCTTCTTGATCGGCTTCGTGCTGTCCAACCCGGTCGAGAAATTCTCGAACCAAGCGTTCCAGATCGCATCGTTCCGGTTCCGCAAATCTTTTGAGGAAGGCATGGAGTATGTCTTCTCCCCCATCGTCATCGTGCTGCTGATCATCACTGTGGTCTCTGTCGTGCTGGGCCTGCGTCAAGCCAAGTCGATCATGGCCGAAGGCGACGTTCAGTCAGGCTCCAAACGCGCGCCGTTGGTCTTTTTGCTGATCATCATGGGCTACGTCGTGGCCGCGCTGATCAATGCCTCGCTGATCCCCGACTACAACATGACCGACAAGATCGTGCCGCTGGTCGTGGGGGGCATCGCCTTGGCCGCGCTGCTGATCTTGCTGGTGCAGATGATCCTGCGGCCTGAAGGAGATTCGATCTTTGCCGACAAGGAAGTCTCAGGCGAGGACGCTGATGCACCCTATGGCCTCTGGAGCACGCTCGCGTGGTTCGTGGGGCTGATCGTCGCCACCTATTTCGTCGGCTTTATCCTCGCGCTCTTGGGCTTTTTGATCAGCTTCCTGCGGGTTCGTGCACAGGCGCATTGGCCGAAAACCCTGATCCTGACCGCCTGCGGCATCGCGCTGATGTGCGTCATGGCCGGGGCACTCAACCGTGATTTCCCGCCGGGTCTGCTGCAAGGCGCAGTCGACCTGCCCTGGCCGCTGAACTGA